In Quercus lobata isolate SW786 unplaced genomic scaffold, ValleyOak3.0 Primary Assembly Scq3eQI_1877, whole genome shotgun sequence, the following proteins share a genomic window:
- the LOC115973558 gene encoding uncharacterized protein LOC115973558, translating to MASTRFYCGQASEPPKQQSLKERFTCYCKKLDDDVSHRLIKYLDKLEGGSLAVMLKAERLILQSKAAIIDAAKHELSSGFRPIGLVLGGVVGIDAYLSSRRLETKVADLHVLVERLSNSVINEHSSLGEEIAKLTVEVSKLSTLISKEPPNPEVERKMDAVLAATEKLVSEYVKKSEQKKKYGGLQKTMRGFVTWLFDVDD from the exons ATGGCATCAACCCGATTCTACTGTGGTCAAGCTTCAGAACCTCCAAAGCAGCAGTCACTCAAAGAAAG GTTTACTTGTTATTGTAAGAAATTAGACGATGATGTATCTCATCGTCTAATTAAATATTTGGACAAACTCGAAGGTGGAAGCCTTGCAGTGATGCTGAAGGCTGAAAGGCTTATTTTGCAAAGCAAGGCTGCCATTATTGATGCTGCGAAACACGAGTTATCCAGCGGATTCAGGCCAATCGGGCTTGTTTTGGGAGGTGTGGTCGGGATTGATGCTTACCTGAGTAGTCGACGATTGGAAACAAAGGTGGCTGATCTGCATGTGCTTGTGGAACGGTTGTCGAACAGTGTGATTAATGAGCACTCTTCTCTTGGAGAAGAAATAGCAAAGCTTACCGTGGAAGTTTCGAAGCTTTCTACGCTCATCTCCAAGGAGCCACCTAATCCAGAAGTGGAGAGGAAAATGGATGCAGTTTTGGCAGCGACTGAGAAACTAGTTTCCGAGTATGTGAAGAAAAGTgaacagaagaagaaatatgGTGGCTTGCAGAAGACCATGCGTGGTTTTGTCACCTGGTTATTTGATGTTGATGACTAG